TGGTCGACCCACTGCAAGTTCCCGCTGCGGTCACGGTAGACCCAGAGGGATATCGGAAAACCGCTCAGGTGAAAGTACCGGCGATGATCCCTTGTGACGGCGGAGTCAATCGCTAATGTCCGCTTCTCCCCGTCCTGAATCCCCCCCTGGGCGAGGTAAGTCCATTCGTTGCCGAGTTCCAGGGGGAAGAGCGGCCTGGTCTGGGCATCGACTTGAACCCGCTGACACCCCGAAACCCCGGCAATGGCCACGACGGCCACCACCAACATCAGGCCGAGATTGAGTCGCTTCGTCGCGAGTGGAATCATGCGCCTCTCCATCGCTAATACCCATGAAGAGGCAGCTTATTCCAGCCATGACATGTGGAAGCGGAACTTCAGGCGGGGCATATAATACATTGTCACACAATACGATACGAATTGTCATTCTGAGTCCTGTCCTCACGCCCGCATCAGGCGGGCGTGAGGACAGGGCGAAGAATCTGTTGTGGAAGCTTCGGGTGCGACGAGACCGGCGAACACGGGCAGACCCGGACAGCGCATCCGTTGCGCTATTGCGGCGGCGGCAGACGTTTCTTCATCAACTGGTAGCGGTCTTTGAAGTCGGGGAGGTCTTTGACCGATGCAGGCATGGCATCGATCTGCTCATTGATTTTGGCGATGCGTTCCTGCGTTTCGGGATGCGATGAGGTTAGGTTTTCGAAAAACCCCCGGTCGCGGTCGCCGGACAATTCGGCCAGCTTGGTGAACATGGTGACCGCGCCATTGGGATTGTACCCGGCCTCTTTCATGTAATGCAGTCCGTATTCGTCGGCTTCGAGTTCGTGGCTGCGGCCGTAGCCGGTCAGCGCCAGCCCGAGCACAATGCCGGTGACCTGTCCGGCCGCGCCCGAGGCGGCATCGCCGAGCGCGATCTGCGCTAAGACCGATGCCCCCAGCGCCGTCTGCAAGTGTTTGACCGAATGCCGTCCGACCACATGTGAAATCTCATGCGCCATGACTGCCGCCAGTTCGGCTTCGGAATCCATCATCTGCAGAATGCCGGTATAGAAATAGACAAAGCCACCGGGACAGGCGAAGGCATTGATCTGGTCAGACTCAATGACCTTGAATTGGTAGTCGAGATCGGGACGGTCGCAGACGC
This region of Candidatus Zixiibacteriota bacterium genomic DNA includes:
- a CDS encoding M48 family metallopeptidase; amino-acid sequence: MFTIGRIKTGVLLLSLLTLLLSCVTTGPGGKRSFIIISDAEEVELGRGVATEVEATQTVLADSVWQAYLTEVGQKIVRVCDRPDLDYQFKVIESDQINAFACPGGFVYFYTGILQMMDSEAELAAVMAHEISHVVGRHSVKHLQTALGASVLAQIALGDAASGAAGQVTGIVLGLALTGYGRSHELEADEYGLHYMKEAGYNPNGAVTMFTKLAELSGDRDRGFFENLTSSHPETQERIAKINEQIDAMPASVKDLPDFKDRYQLMKKRLPPPQ